In Microbacterium enclense, one genomic interval encodes:
- a CDS encoding NAD-dependent epimerase/dehydratase family protein, giving the protein MSKIVVITGAGGYVGRHVTRAVVELGYEAVAIVRHRREGDLDPAARVIEADVLDPSFAVSDVVPVDRIEAVIHLAWQDGFVHNAPSHLERLSDHYRFLTGLVEAGVTRIAALGSMHEIGYWEGAVTAETPTNPVTLYGIAKDALRRSATLTIGDRAQFVWLRAYYILGDDRRNRSIFAKLLEAADRGDTSFPFTTGRTLYDFIDVAELGRQIAVAATADGVTGIVNVASGEPESLASRVERFIAENGLHVALQYGAFPDRPYDSPGIWGEATTITALMAGSPFSARG; this is encoded by the coding sequence GTGAGCAAGATCGTCGTCATCACCGGTGCAGGGGGATACGTCGGGCGGCATGTCACCCGCGCGGTCGTCGAGCTGGGCTACGAGGCCGTCGCCATCGTGCGGCATCGCCGCGAGGGAGACCTCGACCCCGCGGCGCGCGTCATCGAAGCCGACGTGCTCGATCCTTCGTTCGCCGTCTCCGACGTCGTTCCGGTGGATCGCATCGAGGCGGTCATCCACCTGGCGTGGCAGGACGGCTTCGTGCACAACGCCCCCTCTCACCTCGAACGCCTGTCGGACCACTACCGGTTCCTCACGGGGCTCGTGGAGGCCGGGGTGACGCGTATCGCCGCTCTGGGGTCGATGCACGAGATCGGTTACTGGGAGGGGGCGGTGACGGCCGAGACCCCGACGAACCCCGTGACCCTGTACGGCATCGCCAAAGACGCTCTCCGTCGCTCCGCCACGCTGACGATCGGGGACCGCGCGCAGTTCGTCTGGCTCCGCGCTTACTACATCCTCGGCGACGACCGCCGGAACCGCTCGATCTTCGCCAAGCTCCTCGAAGCGGCCGATCGCGGGGACACCTCGTTCCCCTTCACCACGGGTCGAACGCTCTACGACTTCATCGACGTCGCCGAACTCGGACGCCAGATCGCCGTTGCGGCGACCGCGGACGGTGTCACCGGGATCGTGAACGTGGCATCGGGGGAGCCGGAGTCTCTGGCGAGCCGCGTCGAGCGCTTCATCGCCGAGAACGGTCTCCACGTCGCGCTGCAGTACGGGGCCTTCCCCGATCGTCCGTACGACTCACCGGGCATCTGGGGCGAGGCGACGACGATCACCGCCCTCATGGCGGGGTCGCCCTTCTCCGCTCGCGGCTGA
- a CDS encoding acyltransferase, whose protein sequence is MIAVRSLGEVFDPRHNSIGFLRWAMAFMVIFSHAGPIAGIFGGVDIGAQWGAETSLGGVAVTGFFFLSGMLITRSMMRSRSPFRYLWHRVARIYPAWFLILVVTAFLFAPLAWHHSQGTFQGFLSFPDNSPWDYVANNFTLVLNQWAIAGTGGSTHAVQVGYNTWNGSAWTLMYEFACYLGVLVLGVIGALRARIVGAIVAGGILVLSTFQALHVGDLGSIIQTLSNPQVLQLAAPFAFGTLVQLYIEKVPFDDRLGIAMLVIAALCWWRGGWFLFGQYAFAYGLIWFGTRVTALSRWDRHADLSYGIYIAGWPVMFLAAEYGLPERAGAFVYLLVVIVAVHLYAYVSYMLFEKPALDLKNWMPRWLARVLRVDPVAPSGGGTGLLVRTRFIPLVLLLLVTAALIVIGVVR, encoded by the coding sequence GTGATCGCAGTGCGCAGTCTGGGAGAGGTGTTCGATCCGCGTCACAACTCCATCGGGTTCCTCCGATGGGCGATGGCCTTCATGGTGATCTTCTCGCACGCGGGCCCGATCGCGGGCATCTTCGGCGGCGTCGACATCGGCGCGCAATGGGGAGCCGAGACCTCGCTCGGCGGTGTCGCCGTCACGGGGTTCTTCTTCCTCTCCGGCATGCTGATCACGCGGAGCATGATGCGATCGCGGTCGCCCTTCCGCTACCTGTGGCACCGCGTCGCGCGCATCTATCCGGCGTGGTTCCTCATCCTCGTGGTGACCGCGTTCCTGTTCGCCCCCCTCGCCTGGCACCACTCCCAGGGCACCTTCCAGGGCTTCCTCTCGTTCCCCGACAACTCGCCGTGGGACTACGTGGCGAACAACTTCACCCTCGTCCTGAACCAGTGGGCGATCGCCGGGACCGGAGGGAGCACCCACGCCGTCCAGGTGGGGTACAACACGTGGAACGGCTCCGCGTGGACCCTGATGTACGAGTTCGCCTGCTACCTCGGTGTCTTGGTCCTCGGGGTCATCGGGGCCCTGCGCGCGCGCATCGTCGGGGCCATCGTGGCGGGCGGCATCCTCGTGCTGAGCACGTTCCAGGCTTTGCACGTCGGTGACCTCGGGTCGATCATCCAGACGCTGTCCAACCCGCAGGTGCTGCAGCTCGCAGCCCCGTTCGCCTTCGGCACGCTCGTGCAGCTGTACATCGAGAAGGTGCCGTTCGACGATCGCCTCGGGATCGCGATGCTCGTCATCGCGGCGTTGTGCTGGTGGCGCGGCGGCTGGTTCCTCTTCGGGCAGTACGCGTTCGCGTACGGATTGATCTGGTTCGGCACGCGCGTGACCGCGCTCTCGCGGTGGGACCGCCACGCCGACCTGTCGTACGGCATCTACATCGCAGGCTGGCCGGTCATGTTCCTCGCCGCCGAGTACGGTCTCCCCGAGCGGGCGGGCGCCTTCGTGTACCTGCTCGTCGTGATCGTCGCTGTGCACCTCTACGCCTACGTCAGTTACATGCTGTTCGAGAAGCCGGCGCTCGATCTGAAGAACTGGATGCCACGATGGCTGGCGCGTGTCCTGCGCGTCGATCCCGTGGCTCCGAGCGGCGGAGGCACCGGGCTGCTCGTGCGCACACGATTCATCCCCCTCGTCCTGCTGCTCCTCGTCACGGCGGCCCTGATCGTCATCGGCGTCGTACGGTAG
- a CDS encoding glycosyltransferase yields MTAATPRILLAVTFYNGRDFARRTFESIAHLDHDGFDLDVLVLDDCSPEPGFSEYLAELAAEFGAVFYRSPRNQGIPRNVNLGLATAQRLGYDYVIISNSDVIYSRNSVKVLLDVVSASPAAASVTAWSTNVDPYSLPNGTELYTETPEVADLIGEALSAEFASEALEIPAGISFAMIVPVAVLPTVGLMDPVFGRGYGEESDWSARASNAGYQHLLAQGAFVYHAGRGSTLAAGVIAQSDIADWSNQHIVNHRSPMFRWSVDGFLRSGVLEQAQIRAVAALILEAAARGGYAVVDPTLDWIDQDPSVVTVAIRSQAYEMCTAHWNGFTVEIDTDTLDVLAAIRNFFSGAEPIYTNIPAATWEGAEEFGYPLGV; encoded by the coding sequence GTGACCGCGGCGACGCCCCGGATTCTGCTCGCCGTCACCTTCTACAACGGACGAGACTTCGCGCGCCGGACGTTCGAGTCCATCGCGCACCTCGATCACGACGGCTTCGACCTCGACGTGCTGGTGCTCGACGACTGCAGCCCCGAGCCGGGCTTCAGCGAGTACCTCGCCGAGCTCGCCGCCGAGTTCGGCGCCGTCTTCTACCGGTCGCCGCGCAACCAGGGGATCCCGCGCAACGTCAACCTCGGGCTCGCGACGGCTCAGCGGCTCGGCTACGACTACGTCATCATCTCGAACTCCGACGTGATCTACTCGCGGAACTCCGTCAAGGTGCTCCTCGACGTGGTGTCCGCGTCGCCCGCCGCGGCCTCTGTGACCGCGTGGTCGACGAACGTCGATCCGTACTCTCTCCCCAACGGAACCGAGCTCTACACCGAGACGCCCGAGGTCGCCGACCTCATCGGCGAGGCGCTCTCGGCCGAGTTCGCCTCCGAGGCGCTCGAGATCCCCGCGGGTATCTCGTTCGCGATGATCGTGCCCGTCGCCGTGCTCCCCACCGTGGGGCTCATGGACCCCGTCTTCGGCCGCGGCTACGGGGAAGAGTCCGACTGGTCCGCCCGCGCGTCCAACGCCGGCTACCAGCACCTGCTCGCCCAGGGAGCGTTCGTCTACCACGCGGGACGCGGGTCGACGCTCGCCGCCGGCGTCATCGCGCAGAGCGACATCGCCGACTGGAGCAACCAGCACATCGTCAATCATCGCTCGCCGATGTTCCGGTGGAGCGTCGACGGCTTCCTGCGGTCGGGCGTTCTCGAGCAGGCCCAGATCCGTGCGGTCGCCGCTCTCATCCTCGAGGCTGCCGCACGCGGAGGGTACGCGGTCGTCGATCCCACCCTCGACTGGATCGATCAGGATCCGAGCGTCGTCACCGTCGCGATCCGCTCGCAGGCGTACGAGATGTGCACCGCGCACTGGAACGGGTTCACGGTCGAGATCGACACCGACACCCTCGACGTGCTCGCGGCGATCCGCAACTTCTTCTCCGGTGCCGAGCCGATCTACACGAACATCCCGGCCGCGACGTGGGAGGGTGCCGAGGAATTCGGTTATCCCCTCGGCGTGTGA
- a CDS encoding HAD-IIIA family hydrolase, giving the protein MNSRLARVVAERAERPWTLFLDRDGVVNTRIMGGYVRTWDEFHFEPGVLSALPTLARWAPRIVLVTNQQGIGKKLMTADDLAALHTRMTHHIVEAGGRLDGIRFCPHLDADDCPCRKPRPGMALDDLERHPEIDGALSVMVGDTPADIEMGRRLAAATGGGATVRIAPHDDPAADLTFRSLADFAAALAPLLKPASAHSAE; this is encoded by the coding sequence GTGAATTCTCGTCTGGCCCGGGTGGTCGCCGAACGTGCCGAGCGGCCGTGGACGCTCTTCCTCGATCGCGACGGCGTCGTCAACACGCGGATCATGGGTGGCTACGTCCGCACCTGGGACGAGTTCCACTTCGAGCCCGGGGTCCTCTCCGCTCTGCCGACCCTCGCCCGCTGGGCACCGCGCATCGTGCTGGTGACGAACCAGCAGGGCATCGGCAAGAAGCTCATGACCGCGGACGATCTCGCCGCCCTCCACACGCGGATGACGCACCACATCGTCGAGGCGGGCGGTCGCCTCGACGGCATCCGGTTCTGCCCCCATCTCGACGCCGACGACTGCCCGTGCCGCAAGCCCCGCCCGGGTATGGCGCTGGACGACCTCGAGCGTCACCCGGAGATCGACGGAGCACTGTCGGTGATGGTCGGCGACACCCCCGCCGACATCGAGATGGGGCGTCGCCTCGCCGCAGCGACCGGCGGCGGCGCGACCGTGCGGATCGCTCCCCACGACGACCCGGCAGCCGACCTCACGTTCCGCAGCCTCGCGGATTTCGCCGCGGCGCTCGCGCCCCTGCTCAAGCCGGCTTCAGCTCACTCCGCGGAGTAA
- a CDS encoding SIS domain-containing protein — translation MGVLQENLLDNARRMSALADDAAFGAAFDRAAEAMVSSLRQGGTLLACGNGGSMTNAQHFAEELTGRFRGNRPPLRAMAISDPSHLTCVANDYGYEFVFSKFVEAFARPGDVLLALSTSGKSPNVLRAAEAMKAAGGIVVASSATADSPLGQVADVTIALGTSRWADRVQESELVVIHSLMQAIEDAFGYSAE, via the coding sequence ATGGGTGTTCTGCAGGAGAACCTGCTCGACAATGCGCGCCGCATGTCGGCGCTCGCCGACGACGCCGCGTTCGGCGCCGCTTTCGATCGCGCCGCCGAGGCGATGGTCAGCTCCCTGCGTCAGGGGGGCACCCTCCTCGCGTGCGGCAACGGCGGCTCGATGACGAACGCGCAGCACTTCGCCGAGGAGCTCACCGGACGTTTCCGGGGCAACCGCCCGCCGCTGCGGGCCATGGCGATCTCCGACCCCTCGCATCTCACGTGCGTCGCGAACGACTACGGCTACGAGTTCGTCTTCTCCAAATTCGTCGAGGCCTTCGCCCGGCCCGGCGACGTCCTCCTCGCGCTGTCGACCAGCGGGAAGTCCCCCAACGTCCTCCGCGCCGCCGAGGCGATGAAAGCTGCGGGTGGCATCGTGGTGGCGTCGTCGGCGACGGCGGACTCGCCGCTCGGCCAGGTCGCCGACGTCACGATCGCCCTCGGCACCAGCCGGTGGGCCGACCGCGTGCAGGAGTCCGAGCTCGTCGTGATCCACTCGCTCATGCAGGCGATCGAAGACGCGTTCGGTTACTCCGCGGAGTGA
- the rfaE2 gene encoding D-glycero-beta-D-manno-heptose 1-phosphate adenylyltransferase: MSALPSITPQHILGFEGARVVVIGDAMLDRYVAGAVDRISPEAPIPVLRVRQDRSVAGGAANAAMNIAALGIQTTLVAAWADDEAGRELERLLSGAGVAAAPVRRGSSPTIEKLRVVAGMQQIVRVDREDLTPLDAVGIDAAFDAVRAALGDDTSRTALVVSDYAKGLLGDELVARVIDLARERGIPVIVDPKSSDIRKYRGATIVKPNFAEALQMSGVRADAPDDETLDVIADRLLVDGIGALAVSLSAVGVEVIETTSRTRIPTRARLVADVSGAGDSMIAGIAAGLAAGLSTLQAVQVGNMAAGIACGRPGTAVVSSADLLNELLVASSPEERPGTIEDWDELAQLVAVEKDAGKTVVFANGVFDLLHAGHVALLREARSLGDVLVVGVNSDESTARLKGPTRPLQPQADRMSVLEAVRYVDFVTVFGEDTPRELIRAIRPDVIVKGSDYRPDQVVGGEDAKAWGGRVHIVNLLDGVSTTRLSQGQQVRRG, translated from the coding sequence ATGTCAGCACTGCCGTCGATCACCCCGCAGCACATCCTCGGCTTCGAGGGCGCGCGGGTCGTCGTGATCGGCGACGCCATGCTCGACCGGTACGTCGCGGGCGCCGTGGATCGCATCTCTCCCGAGGCGCCCATCCCGGTCCTGCGCGTCCGGCAGGACCGCAGCGTCGCGGGAGGCGCGGCCAACGCCGCCATGAACATCGCCGCTCTCGGCATCCAGACGACTCTCGTGGCGGCCTGGGCCGACGACGAAGCGGGCCGTGAGCTGGAGCGTCTGCTCTCCGGAGCCGGGGTCGCCGCCGCGCCCGTCCGCCGTGGATCGTCGCCGACGATCGAGAAGCTGCGGGTCGTCGCGGGCATGCAGCAGATCGTCCGCGTGGATCGGGAAGACCTCACCCCGCTGGATGCCGTCGGCATCGACGCCGCCTTCGACGCGGTCCGCGCCGCCCTCGGCGACGACACGTCGCGCACCGCCCTCGTCGTCTCGGACTACGCCAAGGGTCTGCTCGGCGACGAGCTGGTGGCGCGCGTGATCGACCTGGCGCGGGAGCGCGGCATCCCGGTCATCGTCGACCCGAAGTCCAGCGACATCCGCAAGTACCGCGGCGCCACGATCGTCAAGCCGAACTTCGCCGAGGCGCTGCAGATGTCGGGCGTGCGTGCCGACGCCCCCGACGACGAGACCCTCGACGTCATCGCCGATCGCCTGCTGGTCGACGGTATCGGGGCGCTCGCCGTGTCGCTCTCGGCGGTCGGCGTCGAGGTCATCGAGACGACCTCCCGCACTCGCATCCCCACCCGCGCCCGGCTGGTCGCCGACGTCTCCGGCGCCGGTGACTCGATGATCGCCGGGATCGCTGCGGGCCTGGCCGCGGGACTCTCGACGCTGCAGGCCGTGCAGGTGGGAAACATGGCCGCGGGTATCGCGTGCGGGCGTCCCGGCACCGCCGTGGTGTCCAGCGCCGACCTGCTGAACGAGCTGCTCGTGGCCTCGTCGCCCGAAGAGCGTCCCGGCACGATCGAGGACTGGGACGAACTGGCTCAGCTCGTCGCCGTCGAGAAGGACGCCGGCAAGACCGTGGTGTTCGCCAACGGGGTCTTCGATCTCCTGCACGCGGGACACGTCGCCCTCCTGCGCGAGGCGCGTTCACTCGGCGACGTGCTCGTCGTGGGCGTCAACTCCGACGAGTCGACGGCGCGGTTGAAGGGCCCGACACGTCCGCTGCAGCCCCAGGCCGACCGCATGAGCGTGCTCGAGGCGGTGCGCTACGTCGACTTCGTGACCGTGTTCGGCGAGGACACCCCGCGCGAACTGATCCGTGCGATCCGCCCCGACGTCATCGTCAAGGGCTCCGACTACCGCCCCGACCAGGTCGTCGGCGGAGAGGATGCCAAAGCCTGGGGCGGTCGCGTCCACATCGTGAACCTGCTCGACGGGGTGTCGACCACGCGCCTGTCGCAGGGCCAGCAGGTGCGTCGGGGCTGA
- a CDS encoding glycosyltransferase family 9 protein: protein MRSLLRRAVWQINAIRHRDPLSPAVFARLFGARRRRSWDPTVRPRRIVVLRSDEIGDTTTTLALFAAIRAHWPDATVHFVLKPGPATMFHATPTVDRVIEWTPVTEGSALKRQILTARQGLRRFGLRGYDLAILPRWDFDDTPVRYLAAASRARSIVGFAPVVDREPVWFGPQDQLLTDVISRGTTPRLTVGQLRRVAEYLGLPWEDHRLPPVGRGLFDAADLRSATEKAALGDTEGIIVGLGIGARDAKRQWPVDDLAEVMERLAAQRPVAVQVLGGGVDTARAEQLVALLEARGIRAVDLAGKLSLSESAAAISRCDLFLGNDSGLQHIASSLEVPTVVVTCHPATGSPWSDNAPERFGPWSARSALLQPAHPAEGCVDECVASEAHCIRAVRPDEVTEAIEGLLREPLA, encoded by the coding sequence GTGCGTTCTCTCCTCCGACGGGCCGTCTGGCAGATCAACGCGATCCGTCACCGCGACCCGCTCTCCCCGGCCGTGTTCGCCCGCCTCTTCGGGGCGCGTCGCCGCCGCTCCTGGGACCCGACGGTTCGACCGCGTCGCATCGTGGTGCTCCGCAGCGACGAGATCGGCGACACCACCACGACGCTCGCCCTCTTCGCCGCCATCCGCGCGCACTGGCCCGACGCGACGGTGCACTTCGTGCTCAAGCCCGGCCCTGCCACGATGTTCCACGCCACCCCGACGGTCGACCGCGTCATCGAGTGGACCCCCGTGACGGAGGGCTCCGCGCTCAAGCGGCAGATCCTCACCGCCCGGCAGGGGCTGCGCCGGTTCGGCCTCCGCGGCTACGACCTCGCGATCCTGCCGCGCTGGGACTTCGACGACACCCCCGTCCGATACTTGGCCGCCGCCTCGCGGGCGCGCTCGATCGTGGGCTTCGCTCCGGTCGTCGACCGCGAGCCGGTGTGGTTCGGGCCGCAGGATCAGCTCCTCACCGATGTCATTTCGCGCGGAACCACGCCGCGCCTCACGGTCGGTCAGTTGCGCCGCGTCGCGGAGTACCTCGGCCTGCCGTGGGAGGACCACCGCCTCCCGCCCGTCGGCCGCGGGCTGTTCGACGCCGCCGACCTCCGCTCCGCGACCGAGAAGGCGGCTCTCGGCGACACCGAGGGGATCATCGTCGGACTCGGCATCGGCGCGCGCGACGCGAAGCGCCAGTGGCCGGTCGACGACCTCGCCGAGGTGATGGAGCGCCTCGCCGCGCAGCGACCCGTCGCCGTACAGGTGCTCGGCGGCGGCGTCGACACCGCCCGCGCCGAGCAGCTCGTGGCGCTCCTCGAGGCCCGTGGCATCCGGGCCGTCGACCTCGCCGGGAAGCTCAGCCTGAGCGAGAGCGCCGCCGCCATCTCACGCTGCGATCTCTTCCTCGGCAACGACTCGGGTCTGCAGCACATCGCGAGCAGCCTCGAGGTGCCCACGGTCGTGGTGACCTGCCACCCCGCGACGGGCTCGCCGTGGAGCGACAACGCGCCCGAGCGCTTCGGACCGTGGTCGGCGCGCAGCGCCCTCCTGCAGCCCGCGCACCCGGCCGAGGGATGCGTCGACGAATGCGTCGCGAGTGAGGCGCACTGCATTCGCGCCGTCCGCCCCGACGAGGTGACCGAGGCGATCGAGGGGCTCCTCCGGGAACCGCTCGCCTGA
- a CDS encoding glycosyltransferase family A protein: MPARAGIVVRTRHRPAFLRRALRDIADQRLDDWQLVVVNDGGDRAEVDEIVSAAALGDRVTVVHIAPGEGGRCVAANAGVRALDAPYVVLHDDDDRWHPAFLERTVAHLDAHPAHAAVSAVTEIVYEENRAGTWVEVGRAPFWAGMGRISLGEMMSVNRAVPISVVYRRRLHDEIGWYDETLDAVEDWDLYLRILREHEMGFLSGEPLAFWTQRPDSVGLDANSMFGLAAEHARDDAVVRDRALAEWVRREGPGLPLYMASLQTQLAAHVDEAVERLRKELRDDLRREIDAHQPLLSRVRRLRRRLTR; this comes from the coding sequence ATGCCTGCACGCGCCGGGATCGTCGTCCGCACCCGCCACCGCCCGGCGTTCCTCCGTCGGGCGCTGCGCGACATCGCCGATCAGCGGCTCGATGACTGGCAGCTGGTGGTCGTCAACGACGGTGGCGATCGGGCCGAGGTCGACGAGATCGTCTCCGCGGCGGCTCTCGGCGACCGCGTCACGGTCGTCCACATCGCTCCCGGCGAGGGTGGGCGGTGCGTCGCGGCGAACGCCGGCGTGCGCGCCCTCGACGCGCCGTACGTGGTGCTGCACGACGACGACGACCGGTGGCATCCCGCCTTCCTCGAGCGCACGGTCGCGCACCTCGACGCCCATCCCGCGCACGCCGCGGTGTCGGCGGTGACCGAGATCGTCTACGAGGAGAACCGTGCCGGTACCTGGGTCGAGGTCGGACGGGCCCCGTTCTGGGCCGGGATGGGGCGGATCTCGCTCGGCGAGATGATGAGCGTCAACCGCGCCGTCCCGATCTCGGTCGTCTACCGCCGCCGTCTGCACGACGAGATCGGGTGGTACGACGAGACGCTCGACGCGGTCGAGGACTGGGACCTGTACCTGAGGATCCTGCGCGAGCACGAGATGGGCTTCCTGTCGGGGGAGCCGCTGGCGTTCTGGACGCAGCGCCCCGACTCGGTGGGTCTCGACGCCAACAGCATGTTCGGTCTCGCGGCCGAGCACGCCCGCGACGACGCGGTGGTGCGCGACCGGGCCCTGGCCGAGTGGGTGCGCCGGGAGGGCCCGGGCCTGCCCCTGTACATGGCGTCCCTGCAGACCCAACTCGCCGCCCACGTCGACGAGGCCGTCGAACGGCTGCGCAAGGAGCTCCGTGACGACCTCCGCCGCGAGATCGATGCGCATCAGCCCCTTCTCTCCCGGGTACGTCGGCTCCGCCGCCGCCTGACGCGCTGA
- a CDS encoding glycosyl transferase, giving the protein MTVTLRVVLDQLVAPTSRDLAEASASLTQALVDTAPRGCDVSAIVPAPGLADDAGVTGLAAETRLSMRRRELAASWQLGVAPGVGKGLIHSPTALAPLVRHDRVNETHQIVVTLWDLRAWETPDELPRAEALAARALLSRVSKHADAVVVPTHAMAERLGEVAKSKLAAKVRVIGGAPAAGLRVPSDAVGRLRALDLPTSFLALAGGAALSDGLGDAFSAIVAAGEDRDVVVLDVPEGEEPAVIERAVAAGIPETRVHARGSLDQWDRAAVLSHAAAFVTGCARTDWPWRAVDALAVGIPIVAVDTAVHREVLADAAAFAPADELGTALGRALGDDGARLRVLAGDRAKGFAWAACADRIWALHAEL; this is encoded by the coding sequence ATGACCGTCACGTTGCGCGTCGTGCTGGATCAGCTCGTCGCCCCCACCTCCCGCGATCTCGCCGAGGCCTCGGCCTCCCTGACTCAGGCCCTGGTCGACACCGCTCCGCGCGGCTGCGACGTGTCCGCGATCGTGCCCGCTCCGGGCCTGGCCGACGACGCGGGCGTCACGGGCCTCGCCGCCGAGACACGCCTGTCCATGCGCCGACGAGAATTGGCCGCCTCGTGGCAGCTCGGTGTCGCCCCCGGCGTCGGTAAGGGCCTCATCCATTCGCCCACCGCCCTCGCCCCCCTCGTGCGCCACGACCGCGTCAACGAGACGCACCAGATCGTGGTCACCCTGTGGGACCTGCGCGCCTGGGAAACGCCCGATGAGCTCCCGCGCGCCGAGGCTCTCGCCGCCCGCGCGCTCCTCTCGCGGGTGTCCAAGCACGCCGACGCGGTGGTCGTCCCCACCCACGCGATGGCGGAGCGTCTCGGTGAGGTGGCCAAGTCCAAGCTCGCCGCGAAGGTCCGTGTCATCGGCGGGGCTCCGGCCGCGGGACTGCGCGTCCCTTCCGATGCCGTGGGGCGTCTCCGCGCCCTCGATCTGCCCACCTCGTTCCTCGCACTCGCGGGGGGAGCGGCCCTTTCCGACGGGCTCGGCGACGCGTTCTCCGCCATCGTCGCCGCGGGCGAGGACCGCGACGTCGTCGTGCTCGACGTCCCCGAGGGCGAGGAACCGGCCGTCATCGAGCGGGCGGTCGCCGCCGGCATCCCGGAGACGCGTGTGCACGCCCGGGGCTCCCTCGATCAGTGGGACCGCGCGGCGGTGCTCTCGCACGCGGCGGCTTTCGTGACCGGGTGCGCCCGGACCGACTGGCCGTGGCGAGCCGTCGACGCCCTCGCCGTGGGGATCCCGATCGTGGCGGTCGACACCGCCGTCCACCGAGAGGTGCTCGCGGATGCCGCGGCGTTCGCGCCCGCAGACGAGCTCGGCACCGCGCTGGGCCGTGCCCTCGGCGACGACGGAGCACGGCTGCGCGTGCTGGCCGGAGACCGCGCGAAGGGCTTCGCGTGGGCGGCCTGCGCCGACCGCATCTGGGCCCTGCACGCCGAGCTGTAG
- a CDS encoding LCP family protein has protein sequence MTLAPPRSSVRSPLVEQRPLRNPDLTSSAVMTRRGWWLVVANFLLPGSAQVLAGNRRLGRLGLGATLALWVALVLTALFGLLAPSSLFALATGSFIPDFLAWFRWLPLTLVQLVLVGYAVLWIVLTIDTLRLVRLVKTGPLARFGIAIVSIGLTSALVTGAGWAVQTAGTTRDTFAEIFAQSAPVVPPSDGYYNILLLGGDSGEGRDSMRFDSISVVSINAASGAVTITGIPRDMPHFPFAPGPMQDEYPNGHEGKFGETCGWGSGINQLRTEVEVCQDGNALYPDAESRGSEPGIEATKDAAEGILGIQIPYYVLLDMKGFADVVDALGGVDITVDERLPKGGPAYDGQPVDDWAFGWIEPGAQHMDGDTAQWYARSRYTTSDFDRMRRQRQLQEAILAQFTPQNVLTHFQEVAAAGTNTVETDLPQGLIAPTLVDLALKAKDQPVSTIELTPEGGVDEFDPDYAQVQQIVHDKLHPPTETEAPSP, from the coding sequence ATGACCCTCGCGCCGCCGCGCAGTTCGGTACGCTCCCCGCTGGTCGAGCAACGCCCGCTGCGCAATCCCGACCTCACGTCGAGCGCGGTCATGACGCGTCGCGGCTGGTGGCTCGTCGTGGCGAACTTCCTCCTTCCCGGATCGGCCCAGGTCCTCGCCGGCAACCGCCGTCTCGGACGCCTCGGTCTCGGCGCCACACTGGCCCTGTGGGTCGCCCTCGTGCTGACCGCACTGTTCGGTCTCCTCGCGCCGAGCAGCCTCTTCGCCCTGGCCACGGGCTCGTTCATCCCCGACTTCCTCGCGTGGTTCCGATGGCTGCCGCTGACCCTCGTGCAGCTGGTGCTCGTGGGATACGCCGTGCTGTGGATCGTGCTGACCATCGACACGCTCCGTCTCGTGCGCCTCGTCAAGACCGGACCGCTGGCGCGCTTCGGAATCGCGATCGTCTCGATCGGTCTCACCAGCGCGCTCGTGACCGGCGCCGGGTGGGCGGTGCAGACCGCGGGGACGACACGCGATACGTTCGCCGAGATCTTCGCCCAGTCCGCCCCCGTCGTCCCGCCCTCCGACGGGTACTACAACATCCTGCTGCTCGGCGGCGACTCCGGCGAAGGTCGCGATTCCATGCGCTTCGACAGCATCTCGGTGGTGTCCATCAACGCCGCCTCGGGGGCCGTCACGATCACCGGCATCCCGCGCGACATGCCGCACTTCCCCTTCGCGCCCGGTCCGATGCAGGACGAGTACCCGAACGGGCACGAGGGCAAGTTCGGCGAGACCTGCGGGTGGGGGAGCGGGATCAACCAGCTGCGCACCGAGGTCGAGGTCTGTCAGGACGGCAACGCCCTGTACCCGGATGCCGAGTCACGCGGGTCGGAGCCGGGCATCGAGGCGACCAAGGACGCGGCCGAGGGGATCCTCGGCATCCAGATCCCGTACTACGTCCTCCTCGACATGAAGGGGTTCGCCGACGTGGTGGACGCCCTCGGCGGCGTCGATATCACCGTCGACGAGCGCCTTCCGAAGGGCGGTCCGGCCTACGACGGGCAGCCCGTCGACGACTGGGCGTTCGGGTGGATCGAGCCGGGTGCGCAGCACATGGACGGCGACACGGCGCAGTGGTATGCCCGTTCGCGCTACACCACGAGCGACTTCGACCGGATGCGGCGTCAGCGTCAGCTGCAGGAGGCGATCCTCGCGCAGTTCACCCCGCAGAACGTCCTCACGCACTTCCAGGAGGTGGCGGCGGCCGGGACGAACACCGTCGAGACCGACCTCCCGCAGGGTCTCATCGCCCCGACCCTCGTCGATCTCGCCCTCAAGGCCAAGGACCAGCCCGTCTCGACCATCGAGCTCACGCCCGAAGGGGGTGTCGACGAGTTCGACCCGGACTACGCGCAGGTCCAGCAGATCGTCCACGACAAGCTGCATCCGCCCACCGAGACGGAGGCACCCTCCCCATGA